A single Arachnia propionica DNA region contains:
- a CDS encoding T3SS (YopN, CesT) and YbjN peptide-binding chaperone 1, with the protein MKPDPAALFKVQNLLLKIDSNLQKADENTFTLRYGSARAFIWVNTEDDASFVTIEIPVLRDLRLTPDLLKFVAFDNSYALGHLYLEDLNGSLVMEFRHTLMVKNLTAETLTWAAIGMLKSADSDGPALKKRFGGQLSHEG; encoded by the coding sequence ATGAAACCCGACCCCGCCGCCCTCTTCAAGGTGCAGAACCTGCTGCTCAAGATCGACAGCAACCTGCAGAAGGCCGACGAGAACACCTTCACCCTGCGTTACGGGTCGGCGCGGGCCTTCATCTGGGTCAACACCGAGGACGACGCCTCGTTCGTCACCATCGAGATCCCGGTTCTGAGGGACCTCAGGCTCACCCCCGACCTGCTGAAGTTCGTCGCCTTCGACAACTCCTACGCGCTCGGACACCTGTACCTCGAAGACCTCAACGGCTCCCTGGTCATGGAGTTCCGGCACACCCTGATGGTGAAGAACCTGACCGCGGAAACGCTGACCTGGGCCGCCATCGGCATGCTCAAGTCCGCCGACAGCGACGGCCCCGCTCTCAAGAAACGCTTCGGCGGTCAACTCTCCCACGAGGGGTGA
- a CDS encoding tetratricopeptide repeat protein, with the protein MPAPLDLKAVLEELERTAPGASRVLLLAAATPGRRVVWPWVEGLVPDLTDDARAAVRHLLEVRGLVRDGADPPGATGTLGQEVAEAAAPLLTDEDATIDRYVIDRAEQVAEDQAGFPEPWEVDALLGVLSRPLGSNPGLVTQIPQFLRSVALAAPEDTRLRTILLDACVKLAGTGTRAEAEANARLADALHTTDPPTALTHYRRALEITRDLAGQHPDDPQLKRDTSVALNDISRMLRDTDPTQALAHYRESLEITEFLAEHYRDDSGRIRLDLCIALRNVAEMLTPIDPEQALALYRRSLDVNTELTDAWPHNLSLRHGLASSLNDIATLLSGTDPEQALGYYQRALGILRELAAAQPGNLQAAHDLAAALSNVTILLEHTDPEQALSLSKECLGLRRAAVAAHPGNIRAARDLAIALVQLGGITALSDPVRAAEHYLEALAIQQSIAEALPGSLRALWDLGTTSARLGELISPEHPEHRAMWRRAATSFRDALAIQPGHPGLARLSHLSARSYADCDPVDRDDWLAHAAALAQRFGFEE; encoded by the coding sequence ATGCCAGCACCGCTCGACCTGAAAGCAGTCCTCGAAGAGCTGGAACGCACCGCCCCCGGGGCATCCCGGGTCCTGCTGCTCGCGGCCGCGACGCCCGGGAGACGGGTGGTCTGGCCCTGGGTCGAGGGCCTCGTCCCCGACCTCACCGACGACGCCCGGGCCGCGGTCCGCCACCTCCTCGAGGTCCGGGGGCTCGTCCGGGACGGGGCCGATCCTCCCGGGGCGACGGGGACGCTCGGTCAGGAGGTCGCCGAGGCCGCCGCCCCGCTGCTGACCGACGAGGACGCGACGATCGACCGCTACGTCATCGACCGCGCCGAGCAGGTCGCGGAGGATCAGGCGGGTTTCCCCGAGCCGTGGGAGGTCGACGCGCTGCTGGGCGTCCTGTCCCGGCCGCTGGGTTCGAACCCCGGTTTGGTGACGCAGATTCCCCAGTTCCTCCGGAGCGTCGCGCTGGCCGCCCCCGAGGACACGCGGCTCAGGACCATCCTGCTGGACGCCTGCGTCAAGCTGGCAGGCACCGGCACCCGGGCCGAGGCCGAGGCCAACGCCAGGCTGGCCGACGCCCTCCACACCACCGACCCGCCCACGGCCCTGACCCACTACCGGCGCGCCCTGGAGATCACCCGGGACCTCGCGGGACAGCACCCCGACGACCCGCAGCTCAAGCGGGACACCTCCGTCGCCCTGAACGACATCAGCAGGATGCTGCGCGACACCGATCCCACCCAGGCGCTCGCCCACTACCGGGAGTCCCTGGAGATCACCGAGTTCCTGGCGGAGCACTATCGCGACGACAGCGGACGGATCCGCCTGGACCTGTGCATCGCGCTGCGCAACGTAGCGGAGATGCTGACCCCCATCGATCCGGAGCAGGCCTTGGCCCTGTACCGGCGCTCCCTGGACGTGAACACGGAACTCACCGACGCCTGGCCCCACAATCTCTCGCTCCGGCACGGCCTGGCCTCGTCCCTCAACGACATCGCGACCCTGCTGTCCGGAACCGATCCCGAGCAGGCCCTCGGGTACTACCAGCGCGCGCTGGGGATCCTGCGGGAACTCGCCGCGGCGCAGCCCGGGAATCTCCAGGCCGCACACGACCTGGCCGCCGCTCTAAGCAACGTCACGATCCTGCTGGAGCACACCGACCCCGAGCAGGCGCTGTCGCTGTCCAAGGAATGCCTCGGTCTGCGACGGGCAGCCGTGGCAGCCCATCCCGGGAACATCCGGGCCGCTCGCGACCTCGCCATCGCCCTCGTCCAGCTCGGCGGGATCACCGCCCTCAGCGACCCCGTCCGGGCCGCCGAGCACTACCTGGAGGCCCTGGCCATCCAGCAGAGCATCGCGGAGGCCCTCCCGGGCAGTCTCCGGGCGTTGTGGGACCTGGGCACCACGTCGGCGCGCCTGGGCGAGCTGATATCGCCCGAGCATCCCGAGCACCGGGCGATGTGGCGCAGGGCCGCCACCAGTTTCCGCGACGCCCTGGCCATCCAGCCGGGGCACCCGGGCCTGGCCCGCCTGTCCCACCTGTCGGCCCGCAGCTACGCGGACTGCGATCCGGTCGACCGCGACGACTGGCTCGCCCACGCCGCGGCCCTGGCGCAACGCTTCGGTTTCGAGGAATGA
- a CDS encoding right-handed parallel beta-helix repeat-containing protein → MRRVLAMMSVLALGAAVPLQNEAAADGGTVIHVSVSSGSDSGDGSATSPYKTISTALTKASDGDTIELAEGVYQEGELMVTKSVTITAASGAKPVISGAKSPDTWKDAGNGTWATANDMVRFCDVCTTNADPSVEGMAAHPEQVFVDGQPLTQVATRAEVTASTFFVDDPDPVTLKDPKNNRAGYNVKPHTGTSYVIGVNPAEHKVEVVQHSRALTVTTDKVSLKNLTVEKYAPVQAWDYKDPQIGTLSGGAMVLAGGQGLKIENSAFRYASAATALAITDAKEATISGNTIENNGAVGFGINRSSNVNVEKNRWTSNNTAGFNTTSCGAYCTIGDTKITHSEGIRYAYNTVDYSNAGTDVSKPDTYKNDQRAGVWFDEGVINSQVIGNYFVNVPVAIFNEVSSKNMIASNIIEGAGIGIHVSGSDNTQIWNNTISHALTSIAIREDSRSKGCNARKEDGSCAAEEKWSIEHGLSWDTTGTEVFNNILSSEQSSALADDKWRYSATLQVVGGKNDDGSGAFYANEMVAGIDHNAYYRAPAQPEVPNTTVMWNWGPDRLKESVNAETLSEFTNNEHVKVSDREANGLDLRGTREENPLFVREAADPTAWKTSDFHPKPGGPAVASGRPLPENVAKALGKQAGVAVDRGALFNAAWQDGEPSAPPSSPTPTSSGTPTPSPSDPRGGKMKPGLPRTGIPARTA, encoded by the coding sequence ATGCGTCGAGTACTTGCGATGATGTCCGTCCTGGCCCTGGGGGCCGCGGTGCCATTGCAGAACGAGGCGGCAGCGGACGGGGGGACCGTGATCCACGTCTCGGTCAGCAGCGGCTCCGACTCTGGGGACGGCTCTGCCACCAGTCCTTACAAAACGATTTCAACTGCCCTGACGAAGGCCTCCGACGGCGACACGATCGAACTCGCCGAGGGCGTCTACCAGGAGGGTGAGCTGATGGTCACCAAATCGGTCACCATCACCGCCGCCTCCGGGGCCAAGCCCGTGATCTCGGGTGCGAAGAGCCCCGACACGTGGAAGGACGCCGGCAACGGCACCTGGGCCACCGCCAACGACATGGTGCGGTTCTGCGACGTCTGCACCACCAACGCCGACCCGTCCGTCGAGGGCATGGCGGCCCATCCCGAACAGGTTTTCGTCGACGGCCAGCCCCTGACCCAGGTGGCGACGAGGGCCGAGGTTACCGCGTCCACCTTCTTCGTCGACGACCCCGACCCCGTGACCCTGAAGGATCCAAAGAACAACCGGGCCGGCTACAACGTCAAACCACACACCGGAACCTCCTACGTCATCGGCGTCAATCCCGCCGAACACAAGGTGGAGGTGGTCCAGCACTCGCGGGCCCTCACCGTCACGACGGACAAGGTCAGCCTCAAGAACCTCACGGTCGAGAAGTACGCGCCCGTGCAGGCCTGGGACTACAAGGACCCCCAGATCGGCACCCTGAGCGGCGGCGCCATGGTGCTGGCCGGCGGCCAGGGACTCAAGATCGAGAACTCGGCCTTCCGCTACGCATCGGCCGCCACCGCCCTGGCCATCACCGACGCCAAGGAGGCCACGATCAGCGGGAACACCATCGAGAACAACGGGGCCGTCGGGTTCGGGATCAACCGGTCCAGCAACGTCAACGTCGAGAAGAACCGGTGGACGTCGAACAACACGGCGGGCTTCAACACCACCTCCTGCGGCGCCTACTGCACCATCGGCGACACCAAGATCACGCACTCGGAGGGTATCCGCTACGCCTACAACACCGTCGACTACTCGAACGCCGGCACCGACGTCTCCAAGCCCGACACCTACAAGAATGACCAGCGGGCCGGGGTCTGGTTCGACGAGGGGGTCATAAACTCCCAGGTGATCGGCAACTACTTCGTCAACGTGCCGGTGGCGATCTTCAACGAGGTCTCCTCCAAGAACATGATCGCCTCCAACATCATCGAGGGCGCGGGCATCGGCATTCACGTCTCCGGATCGGACAACACCCAGATCTGGAACAACACCATCTCGCACGCGCTGACCAGCATCGCGATCCGGGAGGACTCGCGCTCCAAGGGCTGCAACGCCCGCAAGGAGGACGGCAGCTGCGCGGCCGAGGAGAAATGGAGCATCGAACACGGATTGTCGTGGGACACCACCGGCACCGAGGTGTTCAACAACATCCTCTCCTCCGAGCAGTCCAGCGCGCTGGCCGACGACAAGTGGCGCTATTCGGCGACGCTTCAGGTCGTGGGCGGCAAGAACGACGACGGTTCCGGCGCTTTCTACGCCAACGAAATGGTCGCGGGCATCGACCACAACGCCTACTACCGGGCACCCGCGCAACCGGAGGTGCCGAACACCACCGTGATGTGGAACTGGGGACCGGACAGGTTGAAAGAATCCGTCAATGCGGAAACCCTCTCCGAGTTCACCAACAACGAACACGTGAAGGTTTCCGATCGTGAGGCCAACGGCCTGGACCTGCGCGGCACCCGCGAGGAGAACCCGCTCTTCGTGAGGGAAGCGGCGGATCCGACGGCGTGGAAGACCTCCGACTTCCACCCGAAGCCCGGCGGTCCCGCGGTCGCTTCGGGCCGGCCGCTGCCTGAGAACGTCGCGAAGGCCCTCGGAAAGCAGGCCGGGGTGGCCGTGGACCGCGGCGCCCTGTTCAACGCGGCCTGGCAGGACGGCGAACCGTCGGCCCCGCCGTCGTCGCCCACCCCAACCTCATCCGGTACGCCGACACCGTCGCCCAGCGACCCCCGCGGCGGCAAGATGAAACCGGGGCTCCCGAGGACCGGGATCCCGGCCCGGACCGCCTGA
- a CDS encoding helix-turn-helix domain-containing protein: protein MGVEERVRQLIKEAGLTQMEFGARVGIEKTKLSKSLAGSRRFTSLELALVAEQGGVTVDWLLTGAEAGFAAAARTGADGVSAGAALSRARELTNLRDALEGFGFPQQIRFEAGDLKGNRWVLQGIGLAKRLRRSFRSPVEQAANLAALIETDLGVDVAIQPLGQLDGLAAATGSARLILAATSTVPARQRFTLAHELGHLAASDDQQLHTDENVYTRGGEGEMRANAFAAELLMPEAALADRVHRGSLWFEELVWELQVSPTALAHRLGNLKLIDGTERNRLLAVEMDRVIETLGRQQDYAARVAEASQPRIPALLLRDLLAAHRKGHITLRPVAALMGMSTNDLRAQLAKSEGE from the coding sequence ATGGGTGTTGAGGAACGGGTGCGACAGTTGATCAAGGAAGCAGGCCTGACCCAAATGGAGTTCGGGGCCCGCGTCGGCATTGAGAAGACCAAGCTGTCCAAATCCCTCGCGGGCAGTAGGAGGTTTACGTCCTTGGAGCTGGCGCTCGTGGCGGAGCAGGGCGGCGTCACCGTCGACTGGCTACTGACGGGCGCCGAGGCCGGTTTCGCCGCGGCTGCACGTACTGGGGCGGACGGGGTCAGCGCCGGTGCCGCGCTCAGCCGCGCCCGGGAGCTGACGAACCTGCGCGACGCCCTGGAGGGTTTCGGTTTCCCCCAACAGATCCGCTTCGAGGCCGGGGACCTGAAGGGCAACCGCTGGGTCCTACAGGGCATCGGACTGGCCAAGCGGCTGCGCCGCAGCTTCCGCTCCCCTGTGGAGCAGGCGGCCAACTTGGCGGCGCTGATCGAGACGGACCTCGGCGTCGACGTGGCCATCCAGCCCCTCGGACAGCTCGACGGGCTCGCGGCGGCAACCGGTTCGGCCCGGCTGATCCTGGCCGCCACCTCCACCGTCCCCGCCCGTCAGCGGTTCACCCTGGCCCACGAGCTGGGGCACCTGGCGGCCAGCGACGACCAGCAGCTCCACACCGACGAGAACGTCTACACCCGTGGCGGGGAGGGCGAGATGCGGGCCAACGCGTTCGCCGCGGAGTTGCTGATGCCGGAGGCAGCCCTGGCGGATCGCGTCCACCGGGGCTCGCTCTGGTTCGAGGAGCTCGTCTGGGAACTGCAGGTCTCGCCAACCGCGCTGGCCCACCGGCTGGGGAACCTGAAGCTGATCGACGGGACCGAACGGAACCGGTTGCTGGCGGTGGAGATGGATCGCGTCATAGAGACCTTGGGCAGGCAGCAGGACTACGCCGCCCGCGTGGCCGAGGCCTCCCAACCCCGCATCCCGGCCCTCCTGCTGCGCGACCTGCTGGCCGCCCACCGTAAGGGGCACATCACGCTGCGGCCCGTGGCGGCGCTGATGGGAATGTCCACCAACGATCTGCGGGCACAACTGGCCAAGAGCGAAGGCGAGTGA
- a CDS encoding DUF2191 domain-containing protein, which translates to MRTTITLDEGLLRRAKERAASQGKTLSDVISDSLQVLLAEQPQPRHKITLPTFGGSGFQPGVDLEDKEALAVLLEDGDRAAC; encoded by the coding sequence ATGCGCACCACGATCACGTTGGACGAAGGACTGCTGCGTCGCGCCAAGGAACGGGCAGCCTCCCAAGGGAAGACTCTGAGCGACGTGATCTCTGACAGTCTGCAGGTCCTGCTCGCAGAGCAACCACAGCCACGCCACAAAATCACACTGCCGACCTTCGGCGGTAGCGGCTTCCAACCGGGCGTCGACCTTGAGGACAAGGAAGCCCTCGCGGTCCTCCTTGAGGATGGCGACCGTGCTGCTTGCTGA